One Formosa agariphila KMM 3901 genomic window, TAAAAATAATTTTTCAGTATCGCAAAAGAATTTCAGTGACAAAGGTGAATGCCTTTAAGTTTAAACCAAATATTGGGTGCTTTAATTTTAGGTAAACTATATTTGTAATGCACTTTAAATGAATCAAATTCTGAAAAATATGGATACGGTTAAACATGATATTAAAGACCGAAACGATGTAAATAAACTTGTTTCAATATTTTATGATAAAATTAGAGCAGACGATTTTCTAGGTCCTTTTTTTAATACTGTTATTACAGATTGGCCAGCACATATAGAGCGATTAACCACGTTTTGGGAATCGAGTTTATTTTTAAAAACAAAATATTACGGGAATCCTTTAGATGTACATATTAAGGTAGATCAGGAAAATAACAATACTATATCCGAAAAGCATTTTGGCGCGTGGTTAAATTATTGGGTACAAACCGTAGATGAACTTTTTGAAGGCGACACCGCAGATAATGCCAAACAACGTGCGCGTAAAATGAGTACCTTTTTGTATTTAAATATATTTCAAGCCCGTAAAAATTAACACGACACAATTTTGCACTCTTAAAATTAGGTTAATTTTAACAATCTTTGCGTTTAATACGTACCAACCAACCGAACAAAAAAGGCTAAATTTGCGCACTTAAAATCTAGAGAAACCATCATGCAAAATAAACTTGCCAAAATTCTTTTTTCTACCCGGTTAACATCAATCTTATTTATCGTTTTTGCTGCAGCTATGGCTATCGGTACGTTTATGGATGCGGGACAAGACACATCTCCAACACCATACTCAAGAAATTTAATCTATAATACCTGGTGGTTTGAAGCCATTATGGTAGTTTTTGTGATTAATTTTATTGGAAACATTAAACGTTACAGATTATATAAAAAAGAGAAATGGGCATCTTTAGTACTTCACTTATCTTTTATACTTATTTTATTAGGTGCATTTATAACTAGATATATAGGTTTTGAAGGTATGATGGCCATTCGTGAAGGCGCTACAGAAAATACGTTTCTATCTCAGAAAACATATATTACAGCTTTTATAGATGGTGATTATATGATTGACGGTGTACCACAGCGTTTGCCTTTAGAGCGTGAAGTAGATTTTTCACCACGTTTAGAAAATGAGTTTAGTATACACACAGCATACGACCAGCAAGACATTAGTATTGAGTTGGAATCGTTTATTGGTGGTGCTGAAGAAGATATTATTCCAGATGAATCTGGAGAAGAATATTTAAAATTAGTTGAAGCAGGAAACGGTCAGCCACATAATCACTTTTTAAAAGCAGGAGAAGTTCAGAGCATTCATAGTCTGTTAATTTCTTTAAATAAACCTACAGAAGGTGCTATAAATATTACATCTAACGAAGATGGTATTTTTATTGATTCGCCATTCGAAGGTGAATATTTAACCATGGCCACTATGGCATCAGGAACTTTAGTAAAAGATAGTTTACAGCCGTTAGTATTGCGCTCGCGCTATATTATTGGAGATATGCAAATTGTTTTTCCTAAGCCTGTGGTTAAAGGTAAATTCGATATCGTTAAAAAAGCAGAATTTCTTAAAAATAGCGAAGATGGTGTTGTTTTAAAAGTAACCACTAATGGAGAAACAAAACGAGTTGGTTTATTAGGCGGGAAAGGTACTAATGGAGATTTTAAACAAATACAAGTAGGCGGATTAGATTTCGCATTTAAATATGGTTCTAAAGTAATGGAACTTCCATTTAGTGTAAAATTAAATGATTTTGAAGCCGAGCGTTACCCAGGAACAGAGAATAGTTATTCTGCATTTTCTAGCCAAGTTACCGTGATAGATGAAGAAGAAGGCGATTTTGATTATAAGATTTTTATGAACCACATTTTAGACCATCGTGGTTACCGTTTCTTTCAATCGGGTTTTGATCCTGATGAAAAAGGAACTATTCTTTCTGTAAATCACGATTATTATGGAACATTATTTACCTACATCGGTTACTTCTTATTGTATTTCGGAATGTTAGCAACCCTTGTTGTAAAAGGTACACGTTTTGGAGATTTACGTAGAAAATTAGATAAAATTAAATCGAAGAAAGCAAAATTATTACCAGTTGTATTATTGTGTTTTGCTCTTAACGGATTTGCGCAAGGACACTCAGAAAACGATGGACATGCTCATGGCCCTAAGCCTACCAAAGCTCAAATAGACTCTGTTTTAATTGCAAATAAAGTGCCGTTAGAGCATGCCGATAAATTCGGACATATGGTTATTCAGGATGTTGGAGGACGAATGATGCCTGTTAATACCTACGCATCAGAGTTGTTACGTAAGTTAACAAAGACCGATACATATGCAGGACTAGATGCAGATCAGGTGTTTTTATCTATGCACGAAAGTCCGTTGCTCTGGTACAATGTACCTATTGTTTATTTAAAATATAAGAAAGCAGATTCTATTCGTTCTTTAATTGGTATTCCTAAAGATCAGAAATTTGCAACACTAGCCGATTTCTTTACAGATCGTGGTGCTTATAAGTTAGGCCCATATTTAGAGGAAGCTTATAAGGCGCCAATTCCTAATGGTTTTCAAAAAGAATTTAAGGAAACTGATCAACGTGTAAATTTATTATATAATACTATTGAAGGGCGTTCATTACGTATTTTTCCGCTTCCAGACGATGAAAACAACAAATGGATATCTTCTATAGAATATAAAAATGGTGTAACTAAAGTTGAAGATACTCTATACGCAAACTTTATAAATAGTGGTTTTTCAGCTTATTTAATGACGCTAAATCAAGCCAAGAAAACTAACGATTTTACCGATGCTAATAAGTTGTTAGAAGCATTTCATAAAACACAATTACAGTACGGTGGAAGTGTCATGCTATCTGATGAAAAAGTAAAAACTGAAATACTTTATAACCATTACGATATTTTTAAAAATCTTTTTAGTTGGTATTTGTACGCAGGCGCTTTAATGTTTATTGTTTTAATAGTTCAAATATTTAAGAGTAAAAGTAAAGCAATAGATGTAAGTGTAACTGTTTTTAAATGGGTTATTGTAGGCTTGTTTTTGTTACATACTTTAGGGTTAATTGCACGTTGGTATATTTCAGGACACGCACCTTGGAGTGATGCTTATGAATCGATGATTTATGTAGCCTGGGCGACCATGTTATTTGGATTACTTTTTGGAAGAAAAAGTGATTTAACCATTGCTTCAACAGCATTAGTAACATCAATGATTTTAATGGTTGCACATTGGAATTGGATGGATCCTGCAATTGCAAACCTTCAGCCTGTATTAGATAGTTATTGGTTAATGATTCACGTTGCAATTATTGTGGGTAGTTATGGACCATTTACTATAGGGATGGTTTTAGGCTTAACGGTACTGTTCCTTATGATTTTTACAAATAAAAACAATAAGCAGAGAATGCTTGTTAATATAGAAGAGTTAACTGTAATTAACGAAATGGCGCTAACTGTTGGTTTAGTTCTGTTAACTATAGGTAACTTTTTAGGAGGAATGTGGGCTAACGAAAGTTGGGGACGTTACTGGGGGTGGGACCCTAAAGAAACTTGGGCTTTAATTAGTATTATGGTGTATGCATTTGTTATCCATATGCGTTTAGTGCCAGGTTTAAGAGGGCGTTTCGGCTTTAACTTAGCATCTGTTCTAGCATTTTCTAGTATTATGATGACTTATTTTGGTGTGAATTTCTACTTAGCTGGATTACACTCGTATGCTAGTGGAGATCAAATTGTAAGTGTAAAATTCATTCTTATCACCTTAGGAATTATAGCTGTTATAGCAGGATTTGCTTATGCCAAATATGCTAAGTTTTATAAAAAAGGAAAATAAAGATTTATAGAAGCGGAAGTATGTAATTAAATAGTAATCCGCAACCAATAGCTAGACCGAAACTTAGTAGGGTACCAATTAAAATGTATTCTGTTAACTTTCGGTCTTTTGCTTTAGATAAATCTCCAAACCTAAATACCGATTTTGCTGTAATTAAAAACCCAATACCGGCCCAATAATTTAAAACGATAAAAGTAAACACAAACAATCGCTCTAACATGCCTATGTAAGCACCTGCATCTTTAAGTGAAGCTTCATTGGTTTCCTCCAATTGCCATTTAGAAATTATAATTTTCATAATTATAGAAGAGACTACAGTAACAAAAATAATACAGCATATGGCGAGTAATATTTTAGGATCGTATATGGTGTCTATAGTTATGGTAAATGGTTCGTAAATACGAACAACTATAGCTATTAAAGTAAGATGTGCCAATTGATCTAAGCAAAATAACCAACGCGAATTTACAACACCGTTTAGGTGTAGTTTTATGGCATCAATTATAAAATGCGATACAGTAAGAATTACAATGCCCCAGATGTATTTAAAGCTAAATTGAAGGACAAATAAAAGCGCTATAAAATGAATTGCTATATGTGCATATAGGTACTTCGATTTTATTTTGTGTTTTTCTTTATCTGCCACCCATTTACTAGGTTGTAATAAAAAGTCACCAACTAAGTGGGCAAGAAGTAGTTTTATAAAAAGTACAATCATGGTTGAACGTTTTTAGTGTAATACTGAATCATTTTTAATATTTCGTCGTAACCCGCACGTTTTAGTCCTTGGCTAATATTACCCTGAGTACTTTGTGTTAGTTCTGCCAATTCTATTTGGTTTGCTTCAGGTTTTGTAAGTGCTAGTTTTACTAAAGACGCTGTAGTTGGTGTCCATGTATTCATGGTTATTAAAGCCAATTCGAGCATGATGTTTATTGGAATATCAAATTCTGTACGTCCAGATTTTACTGCTAAATTTGTTTTCTTTAATTGTTCAAAGCATTCGCCAGAATTAATAAAAGCACTCCCATTGGATTCGGTTATATGGTCTGCATCGTATGTTTTTTCTCCAATTCCAATGGCCAATCTAACATCTATAGTTTTAAATTGTTTTAAACTTGCTTTTATTAAAATTGCCGCTTTTAAAGCATCTTTAAGAGGAAGTTCTATTTGAAAACTATCACCTCTATATACTTCCCATTGTTTTGGAGTTTCTCCATAAAGAGCGAGTTGCGATTTTAATTCTGTTAACCAATCGTTAGCATCTTGTCCTCTAGAATTTATAATATCTCCTGTAATTATACTCGTCATTCGTAAATAGC contains:
- a CDS encoding group III truncated hemoglobin encodes the protein MDTVKHDIKDRNDVNKLVSIFYDKIRADDFLGPFFNTVITDWPAHIERLTTFWESSLFLKTKYYGNPLDVHIKVDQENNNTISEKHFGAWLNYWVQTVDELFEGDTADNAKQRARKMSTFLYLNIFQARKN
- the ccsA gene encoding cytochrome c biogenesis protein CcsA; translated protein: MQNKLAKILFSTRLTSILFIVFAAAMAIGTFMDAGQDTSPTPYSRNLIYNTWWFEAIMVVFVINFIGNIKRYRLYKKEKWASLVLHLSFILILLGAFITRYIGFEGMMAIREGATENTFLSQKTYITAFIDGDYMIDGVPQRLPLEREVDFSPRLENEFSIHTAYDQQDISIELESFIGGAEEDIIPDESGEEYLKLVEAGNGQPHNHFLKAGEVQSIHSLLISLNKPTEGAINITSNEDGIFIDSPFEGEYLTMATMASGTLVKDSLQPLVLRSRYIIGDMQIVFPKPVVKGKFDIVKKAEFLKNSEDGVVLKVTTNGETKRVGLLGGKGTNGDFKQIQVGGLDFAFKYGSKVMELPFSVKLNDFEAERYPGTENSYSAFSSQVTVIDEEEGDFDYKIFMNHILDHRGYRFFQSGFDPDEKGTILSVNHDYYGTLFTYIGYFLLYFGMLATLVVKGTRFGDLRRKLDKIKSKKAKLLPVVLLCFALNGFAQGHSENDGHAHGPKPTKAQIDSVLIANKVPLEHADKFGHMVIQDVGGRMMPVNTYASELLRKLTKTDTYAGLDADQVFLSMHESPLLWYNVPIVYLKYKKADSIRSLIGIPKDQKFATLADFFTDRGAYKLGPYLEEAYKAPIPNGFQKEFKETDQRVNLLYNTIEGRSLRIFPLPDDENNKWISSIEYKNGVTKVEDTLYANFINSGFSAYLMTLNQAKKTNDFTDANKLLEAFHKTQLQYGGSVMLSDEKVKTEILYNHYDIFKNLFSWYLYAGALMFIVLIVQIFKSKSKAIDVSVTVFKWVIVGLFLLHTLGLIARWYISGHAPWSDAYESMIYVAWATMLFGLLFGRKSDLTIASTALVTSMILMVAHWNWMDPAIANLQPVLDSYWLMIHVAIIVGSYGPFTIGMVLGLTVLFLMIFTNKNNKQRMLVNIEELTVINEMALTVGLVLLTIGNFLGGMWANESWGRYWGWDPKETWALISIMVYAFVIHMRLVPGLRGRFGFNLASVLAFSSIMMTYFGVNFYLAGLHSYASGDQIVSVKFILITLGIIAVIAGFAYAKYAKFYKKGK
- a CDS encoding DUF3307 domain-containing protein, with the translated sequence MIVLFIKLLLAHLVGDFLLQPSKWVADKEKHKIKSKYLYAHIAIHFIALLFVLQFSFKYIWGIVILTVSHFIIDAIKLHLNGVVNSRWLFCLDQLAHLTLIAIVVRIYEPFTITIDTIYDPKILLAICCIIFVTVVSSIIMKIIISKWQLEETNEASLKDAGAYIGMLERLFVFTFIVLNYWAGIGFLITAKSVFRFGDLSKAKDRKLTEYILIGTLLSFGLAIGCGLLFNYILPLL